The Apis mellifera strain DH4 linkage group LG8, Amel_HAv3.1, whole genome shotgun sequence genome contains a region encoding:
- the LOC100576096 gene encoding myosin heavy chain, non-muscle isoform X1 gives MNQLTTSHQPSENEDTINVIEKSAMSGAGIKGASASQKLKNLNSHSGRNSVHGETTSNTTEDASINNKSQTNTVRRPGKSSISPTMHKRPTTNLPAGSTLRPENQYAMKKKRYLLLKKELTDKQKAAQELYTELSQLREKLLTTGARDPGKPEVLKLEIGPPKAAFPPEQICNESVETHIEKLSAGNELLECLEDRLREIPQRLRNICKELLDKQSNFTSFITSHLIEASENTEANPEEVTIQLEVHQRDYDNIRSRLNEIQELEEKSIAELRNNVQSMIDEYEHSRTKLKELNTIEAQKELQIHLNAAMEELQAEKDKNNQGKDRLRQTETHLQKARTKIRDLETSMAADKDKIQQLQCNIKSLEGQMKQKDMAIDARLKDMQKTMKNSEDLVSKVEKQRDSFEARLVELKEKMNSKENESMSTIKEMSERLKAITADLGVEKEKRQQVEDAFVELDERYRNLEEKSKQLCELAEKNKDITITEGNHTENEVRLFNELQQTRNELEAERQTKLQLQQEKEEIIAVMHQAACREEDEDSREKLAAELVFKSNELQKLMMQYTGLKKVAKNAQEKNGMLERQLMEIQERLHSQSMEGGKAGLSAHAIELQQQVSDLRNNLAEIIRQKEELETALTQKQLELEQRDRVMREQSKFLKVRDELLDILKGKVQQENGELSNSDENNEYLEQIHKQIAAKTEAIQELYTTLENKQLQIMRLEKMVKLMEDHQDRAQAQRTRLENRIAQLELALQRNKEQRDYIQRQTSSDEEQPYICERCRQETSVEKDKDEWSNKNDSTDNTNESLSNWLTNMSSVEITQDALNNQDSQNNNYFYDLPVTDRNRRYTYGVHNPYREFNMEDSSRESLNPYQREYHQHYRVRSPLAHKTMPYSVAL, from the exons ATGAATCAATTAACGACATCGCACCAACCATCAG AAAACGAAGATACTATCAACGTTATAGAAAAAAGTGCGATGTCAGGTGCAGGGATCAAGGGTGCTTCCGCGAgtcaaaaacttaaaaatctgAACAGCCATTCAGGACGCAACTCAGTTCAT GGAGAGACCACGAGCAATACCACGGAAGATgcttctattaataataaatcgcaGACCAATACCGTTCGACGTCCAGGAAAATCATCAATTAGTCCAACTATGCACAAGAGGCCTACGACTAATCTGCCTGCCGGATCTACGCTTAGGCCTGAAAATCAATACGCgatgaagaagaaacgttATTTATTGTTGAAGAAGGAATTGACGGATAAGCAG AAAGCAGCGCAAGAACTCTACACCGAGTTGTCTCAACTACGCGAGAAGCTACTCACCACTGGAGCAAGAGATCCAGGAAAACCGGAAGTTCTAAAGCTCGAGATTGGACCTCCTAAGGCCGCCTTTCCGCCAGAACAGATTTGTAATGAATCAGTGGAAACCCACATAGAAAAACTTTCTGCTGGAAACGAGCTGTTAGAATGCTTGGAAGATCGGCTGCGTGAGATCCCGCAGAGATTGAGGAACATTTGTAAAGAGTTATTGGATAAACAGTCGAATTTCACCAGTTTCATCACCTCTCATCTGATCGAAGCCAGCGAGAATACAGAGGCGAATCCCGAAGAAGTGACAATACAATTGGAGGTACACCAGAGAGATTACGATAATATTAGGTCACGTTTAAACGAGATTCAAGAGTTGGAGGAGAAATCGATCGCAGAGCTCAGGAACAACGTGCAGAGTATGATCGACGAATATGAGCATTCCAGAACGAAGTTAAAG GAATTAAACACGATAGAAGCTCAGAAAGAGTTGCAGATACATTTGAATGCGGCAATGGAGGAGCTTCAAGCGGAAAAAGACAAGAATAATCAAGGGAAGGATCGTCTTCGACAAACTGAGACACATTTGCAGAAGGCGCGTACGAAAATCAGAGATTTGGAAACAAGTATGGCTGCGGATAAGGATAAGATACAACAACTTCAATGCAATATAAAGAGTTTAGAAGGCCAGATGAAGCAGAAGGATATGGCAATAGATGCTAGATTAAAGGATATGCAAAAGACGATGAAAAACAGTGAAGATCTGGTTTCCAAGGTGGAAAAACAGAGGGACAGTTTTGAAGCaag ATTAGTGGAActgaaagagaaaatgaacAGTAAGGAAAACGAGTCGATGAGTACCATCAAGGAGATGTCTGAGAGATTGAAAGCGATCACTGCTGATCTTGGcgttgaaaaagagaaaag gcAGCAAGTAGAAGATGCATTCGTTGAATTAGATGAAAGGTATAGAAATCTCGAAGAGAAGAGCAAACAACTATGTGAGCTTGCAGAGAAAAACAAAGATATTACTATCAcag aAGGTAATCATACAGAGAACGAAGTACGCTTGTTCAACGAATTGCAGCAAACCAGGAACGAACTAGAAGCTGAGAGACAAACAAAATTGCAGCTGCAacaggagaaagaggagatcATTGCAGTGATGCATCAAGCGGCC TGTCGCGAGGAAGATGAAGACTCGAGGGAAAAGTTGGCTGCCGAATTGGTGTTCAAATCCAACGAATTACAAAAGCTGATGATGCAGTACACAGGACTGAAAAAGGTTGCAAAAAATGC CCAAGAAAAAAATGGGATGTTAGAAAGACAATTGATGGAAATTCAAGAGCGGCTGCATTCTCAGTCCATGGAGGGTGGAAAAGCTGGGTTGAGCGCTCACGCGATTGAGCTTCAACAACAGGTCTCTGATCTTCGCAATAATTTAGCAGAAATAATTCGACAAAAGGAAGAGTTAGAAACTGCGCTCACTCAAAAGCAATTAGAATTGGAACAACGCGATCGTGTGATGCGTGAACAGAGCAAGTTCCTTAAAGTCAGAGATGAGTTGCTTGATATTTTGAAAGGAAAAGTACAACAAGAAAACGGAGAGTTGTCGAATAGCGATGAAAACAATGAATATCTCGAACAG ATCCACAAACAGATAGCTGCCAAGACTGAAGCAATCCAAGAGTTATATACAACTTTAGAGAATAAGCAATTGCAAATCATGCGTTTAGAGAAGATGGTGAAGTTAATGGAGGATCATCAAGATCGAGCCCAAGCTCAACGCACGCGTTTAGAAAATCGTATTGCTCAACTTGAGCTAGCCCTACAAAGGAATAAGGAACAGCG AGACTATATACAGCGACAGACATCCTCTGATGAGGAGCAACCTTATATTTGTGAACGTTGCCGCCAAGAAACATCTGTAGAGAAAGACAAAGATGAATggtcaaataaaaatgattccaCTGACAATACTAACGAATCTTTGTCTAATTGGTTAACAAACATGTCTAGTGTGGAAATAACCCAGGATGCATTGAATAATCAGGATTcacaaaacaataattatttttacgactTACCTGTGACAGATAGAAATAGAAGGTATACTTACGGGGTGCACAATCCATACAGAGAATTCAATATGGAAGATAGTAGCAGGGAGTCGCTAAATCCTTATCAGAGAGAATATCACCAACATTACCGTGTTCGATCGCCACTCGCACATAAGACCATGCCTTATAGTGTCGCTTTATAA
- the LOC100576096 gene encoding myosin heavy chain, non-muscle isoform X2, whose amino-acid sequence MNQLTTSHQPSENEDTINVIEKSAMSGAGIKGASASQKLKNLNSHSGRNSVHGETTSNTTEDASINNKSQTNTVRRPGKSSISPTMHKRPTTNLPAGSTLRPENQYAMKKKRYLLLKKELTDKQKAAQELYTELSQLREKLLTTGARDPGKPEVLKLEIGPPKAAFPPEQICNESVETHIEKLSAGNELLECLEDRLREIPQRLRNICKELLDKQSNFTSFITSHLIEASENTEANPEEVTIQLEVHQRDYDNIRSRLNEIQELEEKSIAELRNNVQSMIDEYEHSRTKLKELNTIEAQKELQIHLNAAMEELQAEKDKNNQGKDRLRQTETHLQKARTKIRDLETSMAADKDKIQQLQCNIKSLEGQMKQKDMAIDARLKDMQKTMKNSEDLVSKVEKQRDSFEARLVELKEKMNSKENESMSTIKEMSERLKAITADLGVEKEKRQQVEDAFVELDERYRNLEEKSKQLCELAEKNKDITITEGNHTENEVRLFNELQQTRNELEAERQTKLQLQQEKEEIIAVMHQAACREEDEDSREKLAAELVFKSNELQKLMMQYTGLKKVAKNAQEKNGMLERQLMEIQERLHSQSMEGGKAGLSAHAIELQQQVSDLRNNLAEIIRQKEELETALTQKQLELEQRDRVMREQSKFLKVRDELLDILKGKVQQENGELSNSDENNEYLEQIHKQIAAKTEAIQELYTTLENKQLQIMRLEKMVKLMEDHQDRAQAQRTRLENRIAQLELALQRNKEQRGKGFGIL is encoded by the exons ATGAATCAATTAACGACATCGCACCAACCATCAG AAAACGAAGATACTATCAACGTTATAGAAAAAAGTGCGATGTCAGGTGCAGGGATCAAGGGTGCTTCCGCGAgtcaaaaacttaaaaatctgAACAGCCATTCAGGACGCAACTCAGTTCAT GGAGAGACCACGAGCAATACCACGGAAGATgcttctattaataataaatcgcaGACCAATACCGTTCGACGTCCAGGAAAATCATCAATTAGTCCAACTATGCACAAGAGGCCTACGACTAATCTGCCTGCCGGATCTACGCTTAGGCCTGAAAATCAATACGCgatgaagaagaaacgttATTTATTGTTGAAGAAGGAATTGACGGATAAGCAG AAAGCAGCGCAAGAACTCTACACCGAGTTGTCTCAACTACGCGAGAAGCTACTCACCACTGGAGCAAGAGATCCAGGAAAACCGGAAGTTCTAAAGCTCGAGATTGGACCTCCTAAGGCCGCCTTTCCGCCAGAACAGATTTGTAATGAATCAGTGGAAACCCACATAGAAAAACTTTCTGCTGGAAACGAGCTGTTAGAATGCTTGGAAGATCGGCTGCGTGAGATCCCGCAGAGATTGAGGAACATTTGTAAAGAGTTATTGGATAAACAGTCGAATTTCACCAGTTTCATCACCTCTCATCTGATCGAAGCCAGCGAGAATACAGAGGCGAATCCCGAAGAAGTGACAATACAATTGGAGGTACACCAGAGAGATTACGATAATATTAGGTCACGTTTAAACGAGATTCAAGAGTTGGAGGAGAAATCGATCGCAGAGCTCAGGAACAACGTGCAGAGTATGATCGACGAATATGAGCATTCCAGAACGAAGTTAAAG GAATTAAACACGATAGAAGCTCAGAAAGAGTTGCAGATACATTTGAATGCGGCAATGGAGGAGCTTCAAGCGGAAAAAGACAAGAATAATCAAGGGAAGGATCGTCTTCGACAAACTGAGACACATTTGCAGAAGGCGCGTACGAAAATCAGAGATTTGGAAACAAGTATGGCTGCGGATAAGGATAAGATACAACAACTTCAATGCAATATAAAGAGTTTAGAAGGCCAGATGAAGCAGAAGGATATGGCAATAGATGCTAGATTAAAGGATATGCAAAAGACGATGAAAAACAGTGAAGATCTGGTTTCCAAGGTGGAAAAACAGAGGGACAGTTTTGAAGCaag ATTAGTGGAActgaaagagaaaatgaacAGTAAGGAAAACGAGTCGATGAGTACCATCAAGGAGATGTCTGAGAGATTGAAAGCGATCACTGCTGATCTTGGcgttgaaaaagagaaaag gcAGCAAGTAGAAGATGCATTCGTTGAATTAGATGAAAGGTATAGAAATCTCGAAGAGAAGAGCAAACAACTATGTGAGCTTGCAGAGAAAAACAAAGATATTACTATCAcag aAGGTAATCATACAGAGAACGAAGTACGCTTGTTCAACGAATTGCAGCAAACCAGGAACGAACTAGAAGCTGAGAGACAAACAAAATTGCAGCTGCAacaggagaaagaggagatcATTGCAGTGATGCATCAAGCGGCC TGTCGCGAGGAAGATGAAGACTCGAGGGAAAAGTTGGCTGCCGAATTGGTGTTCAAATCCAACGAATTACAAAAGCTGATGATGCAGTACACAGGACTGAAAAAGGTTGCAAAAAATGC CCAAGAAAAAAATGGGATGTTAGAAAGACAATTGATGGAAATTCAAGAGCGGCTGCATTCTCAGTCCATGGAGGGTGGAAAAGCTGGGTTGAGCGCTCACGCGATTGAGCTTCAACAACAGGTCTCTGATCTTCGCAATAATTTAGCAGAAATAATTCGACAAAAGGAAGAGTTAGAAACTGCGCTCACTCAAAAGCAATTAGAATTGGAACAACGCGATCGTGTGATGCGTGAACAGAGCAAGTTCCTTAAAGTCAGAGATGAGTTGCTTGATATTTTGAAAGGAAAAGTACAACAAGAAAACGGAGAGTTGTCGAATAGCGATGAAAACAATGAATATCTCGAACAG ATCCACAAACAGATAGCTGCCAAGACTGAAGCAATCCAAGAGTTATATACAACTTTAGAGAATAAGCAATTGCAAATCATGCGTTTAGAGAAGATGGTGAAGTTAATGGAGGATCATCAAGATCGAGCCCAAGCTCAACGCACGCGTTTAGAAAATCGTATTGCTCAACTTGAGCTAGCCCTACAAAGGAATAAGGAACAGCG GGGTAAGGGCTTCGGCATCCTGTAA
- the LOC413184 gene encoding YJU2 splicing factor homolog codes for MSERKVLNKYYPPDFDPSKIPRMKLARNRQYTVRLMAPFNMRCKTCGEYIYKGKKFNARKEDVEGDDYLGIRIYRFYIKCTRCLQEISFKTDPKNTDYEIEAGATRNFMALKLAEEQAQREEDEEKEEEATNPMKLLEKRTLQSKQELELLESLEELKDLNRRQQTIDYDQMLEQFDTETAKQRTEKEQEEYDEECVKAIFGKKIVVEEEIVELDENETNEPPKKIMKKNKNKNENNISTIEQEKTKENQRIKPSEASLWSESISSSSNRKNLLGIVKRKTTTNLVKVNMNSSVTNTDKKEIQTVTSKETGISIEEHKTSENTHNSTNNSNNGLSLLGTYSGSSDNDSN; via the exons aTGTCGGAACGTAAAGTTTTAAat aaatattatccACCGGATTTCGATCCGTCAAAAATTCCTCGTATGAAATTAGCCCGCAATAGACAATATACGGTACGTTTAATGGCTCCTTTTAATATGAGATGCAAAACTTGtggagaatatatttataaaggaaaaaaatttaatgcccGTAAAGAAGATGTTGAAGGTGATGATTATTTAGGAATACGAATTtacagattttatataaaatgtactcGGTGCCTTCAAGAAATAAGTTTCAAAACAGATCCTAAGAATACAGATTATGAGATTGAAGCAGGTGCCACTAGGAATTTTATGGCTCTCAAATTAGCTGAAGAACAAGCacaaagagaagaagatgaagaaaaagaagaagaggctaCTAATCCAATGaaacttttagaaaaaagaacattACAATCAAAACAGGAATTAGAATTGTTAGAATctttagaagaattaaaagatttgAATCGTAGACAGCAAACTATTGATTATGATCAAATGTTAGAACAATTTGATACAGAAACAGCTAAACAAAGAACCgaaaaagaacaagaagaatATGATGAAGAATGTGTTAAAGCAAtatttggtaaaaaaattgttgtagaagaagaaattgtagAATTAGATGAAAATGAAACTAATGAACcaccaaaaaaaataatgaaaaaaaataaaaataaaaatgagaacAATATATCTACGATAGAACAAGAAAaa ACTAAGGAGAATCAAAGGATAAAACCATCTGAAGCATCATTATGGTCTGAAAGTATATCATCTTCatcaaatagaaaaaactTGTTAGGTATAGTGAAGAGAAAAACAACAACAAACTTAGTTAAAGTAAATATGAATTCTTCAGTTACTAATAcagataagaaagaaattcaaactGTGACAAGCAAAGAGACAGGTATTTCTATAGAAGAACACAAAACATCTGAAAACACACATAATTCAACAAACAATAGCAACAATGGGCTTTCTTTACTGGGAACATATTCTGGTAGCAGTGATAATGatagtaattaa